A region from the Chloroflexota bacterium genome encodes:
- a CDS encoding leucyl aminopeptidase, with protein sequence MNIEVKRGAIQEEQTELIVVNLFEGVSEPSGATGAVDKALGGQIADLIASGDFKGKLNDTALLYTRGAIPAKRVLIVGLGKQEQFDLDKVRQVSATAARKAHALGIAQYATILHGAGAAGLDAAQAAQALAEGTILSQYRFTQHMTEKKDSENGRELEKVSIVVMGDETAQAAKEGAAAGVQVAEAVIWARDLVNQPANYATPSILADEARRMAKTYGLKFQALGPAEMRTLGMGALLGVAQGSAQEPRFIILEHNGRSDDAAPIVLIGKGLTFDSGGISIKPSDGMEKMKGDMAGAAAVFGALRAAAALKIPRRIIGLVPATENLPSGTAYKPGDVLKAITGKTIEVISTDAEGRLILADALGYAQRYQPAGVVDLATLTGSCVVALGTFVAGLFSNDDALAARIEAAAKATNEKVWRMPLWDEYAEQIKSDVADVKNTGGRPAGSITAAKFLEKFAEGMSWAHLDIAGPASTEKDAPYQPKGGTGFGVRLLVQMLRDWK encoded by the coding sequence GTGAACATTGAGGTCAAGCGTGGAGCGATCCAAGAGGAACAGACCGAACTTATCGTGGTGAACTTGTTTGAGGGGGTGAGCGAACCGTCGGGCGCCACGGGCGCGGTGGACAAGGCGCTCGGCGGCCAGATCGCCGACCTCATCGCCTCGGGGGATTTCAAGGGCAAACTGAACGACACCGCGCTGCTGTACACGCGCGGGGCCATCCCCGCCAAGCGCGTCCTCATTGTCGGGCTTGGGAAGCAAGAGCAGTTTGACTTGGACAAGGTTCGGCAGGTATCCGCCACAGCGGCGCGGAAGGCGCACGCGCTGGGCATCGCCCAATACGCCACCATCTTGCACGGCGCGGGCGCTGCCGGTCTGGACGCCGCCCAGGCCGCACAGGCCCTGGCCGAGGGAACCATCCTGTCGCAGTACCGCTTCACCCAGCACATGACCGAGAAGAAGGATTCGGAGAACGGGCGCGAATTGGAGAAGGTCTCCATCGTCGTGATGGGCGACGAGACGGCCCAGGCGGCGAAGGAGGGGGCAGCGGCCGGCGTGCAGGTGGCGGAGGCGGTGATCTGGGCACGGGACTTGGTGAACCAGCCCGCCAACTACGCCACGCCTTCCATCCTCGCCGACGAGGCGCGCCGCATGGCGAAGACCTACGGCCTGAAGTTCCAGGCGCTGGGCCCGGCGGAGATGCGCACCCTGGGCATGGGGGCGTTGCTGGGCGTGGCGCAGGGCAGCGCCCAGGAGCCGCGCTTCATCATCCTGGAGCACAACGGCCGCAGCGACGACGCCGCGCCCATCGTCCTCATCGGCAAGGGGCTGACCTTTGACAGCGGCGGCATCTCCATCAAGCCCAGCGACGGGATGGAGAAGATGAAGGGCGACATGGCCGGCGCTGCCGCCGTGTTCGGCGCCCTGCGCGCCGCCGCCGCGCTGAAGATTCCCCGCCGCATCATCGGCCTCGTGCCCGCCACCGAGAACCTGCCCAGTGGCACCGCCTACAAGCCCGGCGATGTGCTCAAAGCCATCACCGGCAAGACGATAGAGGTCATCAGCACCGACGCCGAGGGCCGCCTCATCCTCGCCGACGCCCTGGGCTACGCCCAGCGGTATCAGCCCGCTGGGGTGGTGGATTTGGCCACGCTCACCGGCTCGTGCGTCGTGGCGCTGGGAACCTTCGTCGCTGGATTGTTCTCCAACGATGACGCCCTGGCGGCCCGCATTGAGGCCGCGGCCAAGGCCACCAACGAGAAGGTCTGGCGCATGCCCCTATGGGACGAGTATGCCGAGCAGATCAAGAGCGACGTGGCCGATGTGAAGAACACCGGTGGCCGTCCGGCAGGGTCCATCACCGCCGCCAAGTTCCTGGAGAAGTTCGCCGAGGGTATGTCCTGGGCGCACCTGGACATCGCGGGGCCGGCCTCCACCGAGAAGGACGCGCCCTACCAGCCCAAGGGCGGCACCGGCTTCGGCGTGCGCTTGCTGGTTCAGATGCTGAGGGACTGGAAATAG
- a CDS encoding diacylglycerol kinase family protein — MTRSFANAFAGLWAVWRTQRNARIEAAIALAVVALAIVLRLPPLDWAILVLTIGLVLAAECFNSAVEALVDLVHPGYHALAKLAKDASAGAVLLLSIMSVIIGLLIFGPPLLEQIAR, encoded by the coding sequence ATGACACGCAGTTTCGCAAATGCCTTTGCCGGCCTCTGGGCCGTATGGCGAACGCAGCGCAACGCTCGCATAGAGGCGGCCATCGCCCTGGCGGTGGTTGCGCTGGCCATCGTGCTTCGCCTGCCGCCTTTGGACTGGGCCATCCTCGTCCTGACCATCGGGTTAGTCCTCGCGGCCGAGTGCTTCAACTCGGCGGTGGAGGCGCTGGTAGATTTGGTGCATCCAGGCTACCACGCGCTGGCGAAACTGGCCAAGGACGCATCGGCCGGGGCGGTTTTGCTGTTATCCATCATGTCGGTTATTATTGGGCTGCTGATCTTTGGGCCGCCGCTGCTGGAGCAGATTGCCCGCTAG
- the ybeY gene encoding rRNA maturation RNase YbeY: MTVDVQVAPALRRKVQKAEIRRWAEAIMRAEGLTELPDMAVVITDDESIQALNRDFRGLDEPTDVLAFGEEKPGPFVLAPGEPAYLGDIVISLERAEAQAQERNVPVKTELRLLLVHGILHLLGYDHHTEAAQRQMWARQDAILEMLKG; encoded by the coding sequence ATGACCGTTGACGTACAAGTGGCGCCCGCGCTGCGCCGCAAGGTGCAAAAGGCCGAGATCCGCAGATGGGCCGAGGCCATCATGCGCGCCGAGGGGCTGACCGAATTGCCCGACATGGCCGTCGTCATCACCGACGACGAGAGCATCCAGGCGCTCAACCGCGACTTCCGGGGCCTGGACGAGCCGACTGACGTGCTGGCCTTCGGCGAGGAGAAGCCGGGGCCCTTCGTCCTGGCGCCGGGCGAGCCGGCCTACCTCGGCGACATCGTCATCTCGCTGGAACGCGCCGAGGCCCAGGCCCAGGAACGCAATGTGCCTGTCAAGACTGAACTCCGGTTGCTGCTGGTGCACGGGATTCTGCACCTGCTCGGCTACGACCACCACACCGAAGCGGCGCAACGCCAGATGTGGGCACGGCAGGATGCAATCTTGGAGATGCTGAAAGGGTGA